A genomic region of Lasioglossum baleicum chromosome 16, iyLasBale1, whole genome shotgun sequence contains the following coding sequences:
- the Rps30 gene encoding ribosomal protein S30: MQLHIRGEHTTIVESHENETIGEIKNKIVQLEGAANIDFNLYCSGLLLSNEASVGELASNTLELTVSLPGGKVHGSLARAGKVKAQTPKVEKQEKSKKKTGRAKRRIQYNRRFVNVVQTYGRRRGPNANPNS; encoded by the exons ATGCAGTTACACATCAGGGGCGAGCACACGACTATTGTCGAGTCGCATGAAAATGAGACTATTGGAGAGATAAAG AATAAAATTGTGCAGTTGGAGGGAGCTGCAAATATAGATTTTAATCTATATTGTTCTGGACTTCTATTATCGAATGAAGCTTCAGTTGGGGAACTTGCATCAAATACTTTAGAATTAACAGTTTCTCTTCCTGGTG GTAAAGTGCATGGGTCTCTAGCTCGTGCTGGTAAAGTAAAAGCTCAAACACCGAAG GTTGAAAAACAAGAAAAGAGTAAAAAGAAAACCGGCAGGGCTAAAAGGCGAATCCAGTACAATCGAAGATTTGTGAATGTTGTTCAAACTTACGGCCGTCGACGTGGACCAAATGCTAATCCTAACTCgtaa